One genomic region from Haloarcula taiwanensis encodes:
- a CDS encoding response regulator, producing MRRPTSIVVVDDDEDYRQLYKLWLPDEYEVIEAEDGRTGLQCIDDTTDAVLLDRQMPDLSGATVAEKLQQRTVTPAVVMISSVKPDVDILDIPVDSYLRKPADRDTLLSVLSTVRTRCEYEAKRRELLGLADRRATVADAVRATALAESDAYQRVVKRLERHDVSLGGAVSGP from the coding sequence ATGAGGAGACCGACGAGCATTGTGGTGGTCGATGACGACGAGGACTACAGACAGCTCTACAAGCTCTGGCTTCCGGACGAATACGAGGTTATAGAAGCGGAAGACGGCCGTACAGGGTTACAGTGCATCGACGACACAACCGATGCGGTATTGCTGGACCGCCAGATGCCGGACCTGAGCGGCGCAACGGTCGCGGAAAAACTCCAACAGCGGACAGTTACCCCTGCGGTCGTCATGATCAGTAGCGTCAAGCCTGACGTGGATATTCTGGATATCCCTGTGGATTCGTATCTCAGAAAGCCCGCTGACCGGGACACTCTGCTGTCGGTTCTTTCGACCGTTCGTACCCGGTGTGAGTACGAGGCGAAACGCCGCGAGCTCCTGGGCCTCGCCGACCGCCGAGCAACAGTTGCCGACGCTGTCCGGGCCACAGCGCTCGCTGAGAGCGACGCGTACCAGCGGGTCGTCAAGCGGCTGGAGCGACACGACGTATCA